From a region of the Gossypium raimondii isolate GPD5lz chromosome 10, ASM2569854v1, whole genome shotgun sequence genome:
- the LOC105775591 gene encoding protein MAINTENANCE OF MERISTEMS-like codes for MAYLEQAGFGSSALIQTFDLRYDLLSALVERWRPETHTFHFPCGECTVTLEDVALQLGLPIDGSLVTGVTAFTEPAALCCQLLGDSPEDEETNFTSLKFSWLKAKFGQLSANATEGELMCASRAYIMHIIGGVLMPDANNNKLELSRSSSVVLGALSDYKAFCCRYGRMPYIAAVLGTLSDAIFGIGYSPTICLSTSE; via the exons ATGGCGTACTTGGAGCAAGCCGGATTTGGGTCATCAGCATTGATTCAGACGTTCGACTTGCGGTATGATTTATTATCTGCGCTAGTGGAGCGGTGGCGCccggagacccacacttttcattttccgtGTGGGGAGTGCACGGTGACCTTAGAGGATGTTGCATTGCAGCTTGGGCTCCCAATCGACGGGAGTCTCGTAACGGGAGTAACTGCATTTACTGAGCCGGCTGCACTATGTTGTCAGCTACTAGGAGACTCGCCAGAAGATGAGGAGACAAATTTTACgagcttaaaattttcatggcTGAAAGCCAAATTTGGACAGTTATCAGCGAATGCCACTGAAGGTGAGTTGATGTGCGCTTCTcgagcgtacatcatgcatattATAGGGGGAGTACTGATGCCCGATGCAAACAACAACAAG CTAGAGCTCAGTCGTTCTAGCAGTGTTGTATTGGGAGCTTTGTCGGACTACAAAGCCTTCTGTTGTAGATATGGGCGGATGCCTTATATTGCTGCAGTCCTGGGCACTTTATCGGATGCCATTTTTGGCATCGGTTACTCACCAACCATATGTTTATCCACTAGTGAATAG
- the LOC105778042 gene encoding cytochrome P450 83B1 has protein sequence MAIALFMSIFLLALPFLLFVLLKHRASNNGSFNHLPPGPPSLPFIGHLHLLVSDNSVPHLFLYKLSQKYGPLMFLRFGFRPTLVVSSAKMAEEVMKTHDLDFCSRPNLCAAGKFSYNASDLSYSPYNDYWREMRKICVVHLFSRVKTYRPTREDEVSRLIEKICQLSVDSKPINLSEAVMCLSNSIICRIGFRKRYDDEGAEKSRFSRLLKESEALFSNLSFSDYFPFMGWVDRFTGFLSRLEKAFKEVDTFIQELIDEHLDPNKLKSEQEDIVDVLLRIKTNLDLPFDLTIDHIKAILMDVFIAGTDTSAATVIWVMNFLMKNPKCLKKTQAEVRDLIREKGFVSEDEVQNLTYLKAVIKETFRLQATVPLLVPRETLRKCSIGGYEVPTKTLVFVNAWAIGRDPEAWENPEEFCPERFIGSSIDYKGLNFELIPFGAGRRVCPGMRMGIAVVELALANLLYKFDWEMLPEMNKEDIDFDVVPGLTTHKKNDLILTAKKIHD, from the exons ATGGCAATAGCACTGTTTATGAGTATCTTTCTTCTTGCTCTCCCCTTCTTGTTATTCGTTCTCCTAAAACATAGGGCTAGCAACAATGGCAGTTTTAATCATCTTCCGCCTGGCCCTCCAAGTCTTCCCTTCATTGGTCACTTACATTTGCTGGTGTCTGATAACTCAGTCcctcatctttttctttataaactGTCTCAAAAATACGGTCCTCTCATGTTCTTGCGATTTGGATTTAGGCCAACCCTTGTAGTTTCTTCGGCAAAAATGGCTGAAGAGGTTATGAAAACCCATGACCTTGACTTCTGCAGCAGGCCTAATTTATGTGCTGCTGGAAAATTTTCTTACAATGCCTCTGATTTGTCTTATTCACCATACAATGACTACTGGAGGGAGATGAGGAAAATTTGCGTTGTACACCTCTTTAGTAGAGTGAAAACGTATCGTCCCACCCGAGAAGACGAAGTTTCTCGCCTGATTGAAAAAATATGCCAATTATCTGTTGATTCTAAGCCTATCAACTTGAGTGAGGCAGTGATGTGCCtatcaaattcaatcatttgTAGAATAGGCTTCCGTAAGAGGTATGATGATGAAGGAGCTGAAAAAAGCAGGTTCAGTCGGTTGCTTAAAGAAAGTGAAGCTTTGTTTTCAAATCTTAGTTTCTCTGACTACTTTCCTTTCATGGGTTGGGTAGATAGATTTACTGGTTTTTTGAGTCGTCTTGAAAAAGCTTTCAAAGAAGTTGATACTTTCATCCAAGAACTTATTGATGAGCATCTTGatccaaataaattaaaatcagaGCAAGAAGATATAGTGGATGTGTTGCTACGAATAAAGACAAATCTTGATTTGCCATTTGATCTTACCATAGATCACATAAAAGCTATTCTTATG GATGTTTTTATTGCTGGAACAGACACATCCGCGGCTACTGTGATTTGGGTAATGAACTTTCTAATGAAAAACCCAAAGTGTTTGAAGAAAACTCAAGCGGAAGTGAGGGATTTAATTAGAGAAAAAGGGTTCGTAAGTGAAGATGAAgttcaaaatttaacttacctaAAAGCTGTGATAAAAGAAACATTTAGATTGCAAGCAACAGTTCCACTATTAGTGCCACGAGAAACACTTCGAAAATGCAGCATAGGTGGGTACGAAGTCCCTACCAAAACCCTAGTGTTTGTGAATGCATGGGCAATAGGAAGAGATCCCGAAGCTTGGGAAAACCCTGAAGAGTTCTGTCCAGAAAGGTTCATTGGTAGCTCCATTGACTACAAAGGGTTGAACTTTGAGCTCATACCATTTGGTGCGGGTAGAAGGGTTTGCCCTGGAATGCGTATGGGAATTGCAGTAGTGGAGCTTGCCCTTGCTAATCTCCTTTACAAGTTTGATTGGGAAATGTTGCCCGAGATGAACAAAGAAGACATAGACTTTGATGTCGTACCTGGTCTCACTACCCACAAAAAAAATGATCTTATCCTTACGGCTAAGAAGATTCATGATTAA
- the LOC105778041 gene encoding cytochrome P450 83B1, whose amino-acid sequence MAIVLFMIFLIALPFFLFILLKRSIRTNGNLNLVLPLPPGPPGLPFIGHLHMLMSDNSVPHIFLYKLSQKYGPLVFLRFGFKPTLVVSSAKMAEAVMKTHDLDFCSRPSLCGARRLSYNASDLSFSPYSDYWREMRKLCVVHLFSRVQKYRPIREDEVARLVQKICRLSIDSKPVNLSEAMMCLSSSIICRVGFGKRYDDEGAERSRFDGLLKESEAMLSCFSFSDYFPFMGWVDRFTGFFSRLEKTSKELDNFYQQLINEHLDPNRQIPEQEDILDVLLRIQKDRDFPFDLIIDHIKAILMDVFIAGTDTTAATVIWAMCFLMKNPKCLKKTQAEVRDLIGTKGFVNEEDIQGLTYLKAVIKETFRLQTTVPLLVPRETLRKCSVGGYQVPAKTLVYVNAWAIGRDPEAWENPEEFCPERFIGSSIDYKGLNFELIPFGAGRRVCPGMHMGVAAVELALANLLYKFDWEMSTGMNKKDIDFDIVPGLTTHKKNALILVARKIND is encoded by the exons ATGGCTATCGTACTGTTTATGATCTTTCTTATAGCTCTACCCTTCTTCCTCTTCATTCTCCTAAAACGTAGTATTAGAACCAATGGCAATCTTAATCTTGTTCTTCCTCTTCCTCCAGGCCCTCCAGGTCTTCCCTTTATCGGTCACTTACATATGCTGATGTCTGATAACTCAGTCcctcatatttttctttataaactcTCTCAAAAGTACGGTCCTCTCGTGTTCTTAAGATTTGGATTTAAGCCAACCCTCGTAGTTTCTTCAGCAAAAATGGCTGAAGCGGTTATGAAAACCCATGACCTTGACTTCTGCAGTAGACCTAGTCTTTGTGGTGCTCGTAGATTATCTTACAATGCCTCGGATTTGTCTTTTTCACCATACTCTGACTACTGGCGTGAGATGAGGAAACTTTGTGTTGTGCATCTGTTTAGCAGAGTGCAAAAGTATCGTCCCATCCGAGAAGATGAAGTTGCTCGCCTGGTTCAAAAAATATGCCGATTATCCATTGATTCTAAGCCTGTCAACTTAAGTGAGGCAATGATGTGCCTTTCCAGTTCAATAATATGTAGAGTAGGTTTCGGTAAGAGGTACGATGACGAAGGAGCTGAAAGAAGCAGGTTCGATGGGTTGCTTAAAGAAAGTGAAGCCATGTTGTCATGCTTTAGTTTCTCTGACTATTTTCCTTTCATGGGTTGGGTTGATAGATTCACCGGCTTCTTCTCTCGTCTTGAAAAAACATCCAAAGAACTTGATAATTTCTATCAACAGCTCATTAATGAACATCTCGATCCAAATAGACAAATACCAGAGCAAGAGGACATACTCGATGTGTTACTAAGAATTCAGAAAGATCGTGATTTTCCATTTGATCTGATCATAGATCACATAAAAGCTATTCTTATG GATGTGTTTATTGCTGGAACAGACACAACAGCAGCCACTGTGATTTGGGCCATGTGCTTCCTAATGAAAAACCCAAAGTGTTTGAAGAAAACTCAAGCGGAAGTGAGGGATTTGATTGGGACAAAAGGATTTGTAAATGAAGAAGACATTCAAGGTTTAACTTACCTAAAAGCTGTGATAAAAGAAACATTCAGGTTGCAAACAACAGTTCCATTGTTAGTGCCTCGAGAAACACTTCGAAAGTGCAGCGTAGGTGGGTACCAAGTACCTGCCAAAACCTTAGTGTATGTGAATGCATGGGCAATAGGAAGAGACCCTGAAGCTTGGGAAAACCCTGAAGAATTTTGTCCCGAAAGGTTCATCGGCAGCTCTATTGACTACAAAGGGTTGAACTTTGAGCTCATACCCTTTGGTGCAGGTAGAAGGGTTTGTCCTGGAATGCATATGGGAGTTGCAGCAGTGGAGCTTGCCCTTGCTAATCTTCTTTACAAGTTTGATTGGGAAATGTCGACCGGAATGAACAAGAAAGACATAGACTTTGATATTGTACCTGGTCTTACTACACACAAAAAAAATGCTCTTATCCTTGTCGCTAGgaagattaatgattaa
- the LOC128034002 gene encoding L10-interacting MYB domain-containing protein-like, translating into MSLLFFKQKHKNYGKPQLKNKWDTSKKEWRLWRELLKESTGIGWCPTKKTVDATEEWWAAKIQENPDFKGFKKKGIEPRLNELMWQMFGGIVATGENAWAPSSGVLPSGVPMGDDAPYEGFGDSDEHSNENEGIPPDEVPSNPSHEILIEESKHLGLYTIEKLCESMASPRKLVNEIIFPHSQYTISNAMDALRALGDEIPKRDELYYFATKMFQIPVKREMFLNLDPDDRVWWLRREYAGQNPIASFSSLVVTSSFPFQPYHQPPPPSAP; encoded by the exons ATGTCATTGCTCTTTTTcaagcaaaaacacaaaaattatggaaaacctcaattgaaaaataagtgggATACATCAAAAAAGGAATGGAGGTTATGGAGGGAGTTGCTTAAGGAATCTACAGGTATTGGATGGTGTCCAACTAAAAAGACGGTCGATGCTACCGAAGAATGGTGGGCTGCAAAAATACAG GAAAATCctgattttaaaggatttaagaagaaaggaattgaGCCACGATTGAATGAGTTAATGTGGCAAATGTTTGGTGGCATTGTAGCCACCGGAGAGAACGCATGGGCACCTTCGTCTGGTGTTCTTCCAAGTGGGGTTCCTATGGGAGATGATGCACCTTATGAGGGATTTGGTGATTCAGATGAACATAGTAACGAGAATGAAGGTATTCCCCCTGATGAGGTACCATCAAACCCTTCTCATGAAATCCTAATCGAAGAAAGCAAACACTTGGGGCTGTACACG attgagaaattgtgtgAGAGTATGGCTAGTCCAAGGAAGTtagtgaatgaaattatttttcctcacTCTCAATATACTATTTCAAATGCAATGGATGCTTTGCGTGCTTTGGGAGATGAAATTCCAAAAAGAGATGAACTGTACTATTTTGCCACCAAAATGTTCCAAATACCGGTGAAACGAGAAATGTTTTTGAACTTAGATCCAGATGATAGGGTTTGGTGGCTTCGACGTGAGTATGCTGGACAAAATCcaattgcatcattttcatccttgGTAGTAACATCCTCATTTCCCTTCCAACCATACCATCAACCACCTCCACCATCAGCTCCTTAG